A window of Sulfurovum riftiae contains these coding sequences:
- the lpxD gene encoding UDP-3-O-(3-hydroxymyristoyl)glucosamine N-acyltransferase produces the protein MTYKLSHIAQIIGIEYQGKDVDIDGLHTLSEASPTQLSFFNDEKYLSQLADTKAAAVLIDAKYAEHLPSSTIALITDEPYLKLALASKLFAHRIETKGEDPKMGEECDIDALVRFGKNVTLGDNVTILAGCYLGDNVTVGSGTLLHPNVTLYHGTQLGERCIIHSGTVIGGDGYGFAHTRTGEHVKIYQNGNTVIEDDVEIGANCTVDRAVFGTTYVRRGTKIDNLIQIAHNCDVGEHCLFASQVGLSGSTTLGRNVVMGGQSATTGHLSIGDFSTLAGRCVATKSLEGGKTYGGFPAIEHRLWLRLQAKISGLIKRKK, from the coding sequence ATGACTTATAAACTCTCCCATATTGCACAAATTATTGGTATCGAATATCAAGGTAAAGATGTCGATATCGACGGTCTCCATACCCTCAGTGAAGCTTCTCCTACACAACTCAGTTTCTTTAACGATGAAAAGTATCTTTCGCAGCTGGCAGATACAAAAGCCGCGGCTGTTTTGATAGATGCAAAGTACGCGGAACATCTTCCTTCATCGACTATAGCTCTCATAACAGATGAACCATACCTCAAACTGGCACTGGCATCCAAACTCTTCGCACACAGGATCGAGACCAAAGGTGAAGATCCGAAAATGGGCGAGGAGTGTGACATCGATGCATTGGTACGCTTTGGAAAGAATGTGACATTGGGTGACAATGTGACGATCCTGGCAGGCTGCTATCTGGGTGACAATGTGACCGTAGGCTCCGGTACGTTGCTGCATCCCAATGTAACCCTGTATCACGGGACACAGCTTGGAGAACGCTGTATCATCCACAGTGGAACCGTTATAGGCGGTGACGGTTACGGTTTTGCACACACCAGGACAGGTGAGCATGTCAAGATCTATCAGAACGGCAATACAGTGATCGAAGATGATGTAGAGATCGGTGCGAACTGTACGGTTGACAGAGCAGTCTTCGGTACGACCTATGTACGCAGAGGTACGAAGATAGACAATCTCATCCAGATCGCACATAACTGTGATGTGGGTGAGCACTGTCTCTTCGCTTCTCAGGTGGGGCTCTCGGGCTCTACGACACTGGGAAGAAATGTGGTCATGGGTGGACAGAGTGCCACGACAGGACATTTGAGCATAGGTGACTTCTCTACACTTGCCGGAAGATGTGTGGCCACCAAGTCTCTTGAAGGGGGTAAAACATACGGTGGTTTCCCTGCGATAGAGCATCGTTTGTGGCTCAGACTTCAGGCCAAGATATCAGGATTGATAAAACGTAAAAAATAG
- the ilvA gene encoding threonine ammonia-lyase: MLDLQQIKTAYERVQGVVHRTPFSYAPILSQISGYEVYLKKENLQRTGAFKLRGAFNRIASFVERGDKGGVVAASAGNHAQGVAFAAKHFGIDATIIMPESTPLTKVQGVKEFGANVILHGSNYDEAYAYAVTFGEENNYTFVHPFTDEEVMAGQGTIALEMLEEVPELDAMIVPVGGGGLISGMSVAAKSLKTEIKVIAVSAEGAPAMKNSYDAGQPLDTTSVRTIADGIAVRDTSPVTLEYILKYVDRFEAVCEDEIASAILFLLEKQKVLVEGAGSVGVAALMHHKVDLPKGAKVGIVLSGGNIDVTMLSLIIEKGLMKSARKMKLMVTLVDKPGALQSFTQILTDVGANIVQIGYDRTSIDLEFGDAHVSVALETKGEEHQALIRQRLTEGGFAFREEH, encoded by the coding sequence ATGTTAGATTTACAACAGATCAAAACAGCCTATGAGAGAGTGCAGGGTGTCGTACACCGAACCCCTTTCTCCTATGCCCCTATTTTGAGTCAGATAAGCGGCTATGAGGTCTATCTCAAAAAAGAGAACCTGCAGCGTACCGGTGCTTTTAAACTGCGCGGTGCGTTCAACCGCATCGCTTCTTTTGTGGAAAGGGGGGACAAAGGCGGTGTTGTGGCAGCCAGTGCGGGCAACCATGCGCAGGGTGTGGCATTTGCGGCCAAACATTTCGGTATCGATGCAACGATCATCATGCCAGAGTCCACTCCGCTGACAAAAGTGCAGGGGGTTAAGGAGTTCGGTGCCAATGTCATACTTCATGGAAGCAACTATGATGAAGCCTATGCCTATGCTGTGACTTTCGGAGAAGAGAACAACTATACTTTCGTACACCCTTTTACAGATGAAGAGGTGATGGCGGGCCAGGGGACTATTGCCCTTGAGATGCTCGAAGAGGTTCCGGAGCTTGATGCGATGATCGTGCCTGTCGGAGGAGGAGGGCTTATCAGCGGGATGTCAGTAGCTGCCAAATCACTGAAGACTGAGATAAAGGTCATTGCTGTTTCGGCTGAAGGTGCGCCTGCCATGAAGAACTCCTATGATGCCGGCCAGCCTCTAGATACGACATCTGTAAGGACCATTGCAGACGGCATTGCTGTACGTGACACTTCGCCGGTTACACTTGAGTATATTTTGAAGTATGTAGACCGGTTCGAAGCGGTATGTGAAGATGAGATCGCTTCAGCAATTCTCTTTTTGCTGGAGAAACAGAAGGTACTGGTAGAGGGTGCAGGGTCGGTCGGTGTGGCTGCTCTGATGCATCACAAGGTCGATCTGCCCAAAGGTGCCAAAGTCGGCATCGTACTGAGCGGGGGAAACATCGATGTGACAATGCTTTCGCTCATTATCGAAAAGGGTCTGATGAAGTCAGCAAGAAAGATGAAACTGATGGTCACGCTGGTGGATAAACCGGGTGCACTGCAATCATTTACACAGATCCTTACAGATGTGGGAGCGAACATTGTCCAGATCGGTTACGACAGGACTTCCATCGATTTGGAATTCGGAGATGCCCATGTCTCTGTCGCACTTGAGACAAAAGGAGAAGAGCACCAGGCATTGATACGTCAGAGGCTTACAGAAGGCGGTTTCGCTTTCCGGGAAGAACACTAG
- a CDS encoding phosphatase produces the protein MLEEKYVIALDLGSNTLRVTKLECATGKFVAEFEKIVKTADMLESTGVIHHEAVDRVIYAIEEAKEKVDFSGASVKAVTTEAIRQALNSEEVLARIAKETGVSFGIISGEEEAELTLLAVKSRLERLHLAARNFVLVDIGGGSTELIFYYGDETISKSFPVGIVTIAQRYETLSDIEKALSKEMFDLQMFCAEVYATKGKTEAFIATAGTPTTVAAMKLGLNYETYDAKKVNGTSLKEDELGFYLKKLLAMPFEERETAVGTGRSDLIAAGILIFKEVYRIVEFESCIVIDDGLREGVALKACANSYTGSF, from the coding sequence ATGTTGGAAGAAAAGTATGTCATTGCTCTGGACCTGGGGTCCAATACACTGCGTGTCACCAAACTGGAGTGTGCCACAGGCAAATTCGTTGCCGAGTTCGAGAAGATCGTCAAGACAGCAGATATGCTGGAAAGTACGGGAGTGATCCATCATGAAGCGGTCGACCGGGTGATCTATGCGATCGAAGAGGCAAAAGAGAAGGTCGATTTCTCCGGTGCTTCGGTCAAAGCGGTCACTACCGAAGCGATCCGTCAGGCCCTTAACAGTGAAGAGGTACTTGCCCGGATCGCCAAAGAGACAGGTGTGTCATTTGGGATCATCTCCGGAGAGGAAGAGGCGGAGCTGACACTTTTGGCCGTAAAGTCCCGCCTTGAAAGACTGCACCTTGCTGCCAGAAATTTCGTACTTGTCGATATAGGCGGCGGCTCGACCGAACTGATCTTCTACTACGGAGATGAGACGATTTCCAAAAGTTTTCCTGTAGGTATCGTTACGATCGCACAGCGCTACGAAACACTTTCCGATATAGAAAAGGCATTGTCCAAAGAGATGTTCGATTTGCAGATGTTCTGCGCAGAGGTCTATGCTACAAAGGGAAAAACGGAAGCGTTCATAGCAACGGCAGGAACACCGACAACGGTTGCTGCCATGAAACTGGGGCTCAACTATGAGACCTACGATGCCAAAAAGGTCAACGGTACTTCCCTGAAGGAAGATGAGTTGGGCTTTTACCTGAAAAAACTGCTTGCGATGCCTTTTGAAGAGAGAGAAACAGCCGTCGGTACAGGCAGAAGCGATCTGATCGCCGCGGGTATATTGATCTTCAAAGAGGTCTATCGTATCGTGGAGTTCGAGTCTTGTATCGTGATCGATGACGGTTTGCGTGAAGGCGTTGCATTGAAAGCCTGTGCAAACTCCTACACTGGTTCATTTTAG
- a CDS encoding response regulator transcription factor, giving the protein MPDTKIEDISILIAEDEEKLLHSMVEYLQLFFTNVYATADGKSAYALYKNRHPDIIIADIHMPHMDGLTLIKEIRKKDHDTRIIITTAHSDKEKLLQAIELNLVKYLIKPVQSDILKTLLLKLVEEIRTTRTFVPLKEGYRWDRKKKILFDKKQEIVLKPRERKVLDLLIGKAGQTVSAIDIYNHLYEDQPERDFSSDAVTSLIKRLRQKLPKETLKSSYGVGYIFFTK; this is encoded by the coding sequence ATGCCTGATACAAAAATAGAAGATATCTCCATACTCATTGCAGAAGATGAAGAGAAACTTCTCCACTCGATGGTGGAGTATCTTCAGCTTTTTTTTACAAATGTCTATGCTACAGCTGATGGTAAAAGTGCTTATGCACTTTATAAAAACAGACATCCGGACATCATTATTGCAGATATTCATATGCCGCATATGGACGGACTCACACTGATCAAAGAGATCAGGAAAAAAGACCATGATACCAGGATCATCATTACAACGGCCCATTCTGACAAAGAGAAACTGCTGCAGGCCATAGAATTGAATCTGGTCAAATACCTCATCAAACCCGTACAGAGTGACATACTCAAAACTCTTCTTCTCAAGCTGGTCGAGGAGATACGTACTACACGTACATTCGTGCCTCTTAAAGAAGGGTATCGTTGGGACAGAAAGAAAAAGATACTTTTTGACAAAAAGCAAGAGATAGTGTTGAAACCGAGAGAACGCAAGGTACTTGACCTGCTGATCGGCAAAGCAGGACAGACCGTTTCCGCCATCGATATCTACAACCATCTCTATGAGGATCAGCCCGAACGCGATTTTTCATCCGATGCAGTCACATCACTCATCAAACGCCTCCGCCAAAAGCTCCCAAAAGAGACGCTCAAAAGCAGCTATGGGGTGGGATATATCTTTTTTACAAAATAA
- the ilvN gene encoding acetolactate synthase small subunit — protein MTDNINERRVISVVVMNESSVLARVTALFAGRGYNIESLTVAPIPNSDMSHITIETKGNARVMEQITKQLHKLIPVYKVIEHEEMVEKEMVLIKFPIAENLSDISALCGAYNGGIVNVGKEMVIAQVADEPKRIKHFIEAAQRYNPCEIVRSGVVAIER, from the coding sequence ATGACTGACAATATCAATGAAAGACGCGTGATCTCCGTTGTCGTGATGAATGAAAGTTCGGTACTTGCAAGGGTGACGGCACTCTTTGCCGGACGGGGTTACAATATCGAGTCCCTGACCGTCGCACCGATCCCCAACTCGGATATGTCCCATATCACCATTGAGACCAAAGGAAATGCCAGGGTCATGGAGCAGATCACGAAGCAGCTGCATAAGCTTATTCCTGTCTACAAGGTCATCGAGCATGAAGAGATGGTGGAGAAGGAGATGGTCCTCATCAAGTTCCCTATCGCAGAGAACCTCAGTGATATCTCTGCACTCTGCGGTGCTTACAACGGCGGTATCGTCAATGTCGGTAAAGAGATGGTGATCGCACAGGTGGCTGATGAGCCAAAGCGTATCAAACATTTCATAGAAGCGGCACAGCGCTACAACCCGTGTGAGATCGTACGTTCTGGTGTCGTGGCGATCGAGCGGTAG
- a CDS encoding acetolactate synthase large subunit has protein sequence MQMSGAQMVCEAIIAEGVKTVFGYPGGAIMHVYDEIYKQNGFEHILNRHEQAAVHAADGYARATGEVGVAMVTSGPGFTNAVTGLATAYMDSIPMVVISGQVPLSLIGTDGFQEIDAVGISRPCTKHNFLVRSLDELPRILKEAFYIARSGRPGPVLVDIPKDITVEIGEFSYPDSVNIPSYKPTYKGNRRQIEKAVDAIKKAKKPLLYIGGGVVLSNAYELVRELAEKTQIPAVETLMARGVMGAKNPLLLGMLGMHGNYASNMAMSETDLVISLGARFDDRVTGKLSEFAKYADIIHVDIDAANIGKLVDVDYPIVGDVTRVLEEMIPQLDDVDTDRYNAWREILKRYDELHPQSFIDSDDVIKPQWAIERIGELVGENAIITSDVGQHQMWAAQHYPFDRPRQWINSGGLGTMGFGFPAAIGAKRAFPEKTVVNVTGDGSILMNMQELVTAAEYKIPVINMILNNHFLGMVRQWQTFFYEKRYSETDLTFQPNWKALAEACGGIGYDVTTKAEFDAAVKDAIEQDKVCFMNVAVNRFENVLPMVPAGGALFNMMLPQKTEAHGEEK, from the coding sequence ATGCAGATGAGTGGTGCACAGATGGTGTGTGAGGCGATCATTGCCGAGGGTGTCAAGACCGTTTTCGGTTATCCCGGCGGAGCGATCATGCACGTTTACGATGAAATTTACAAGCAGAACGGTTTTGAACATATTCTCAACCGACATGAGCAGGCTGCAGTACATGCCGCAGACGGATATGCAAGAGCTACAGGTGAAGTAGGGGTCGCGATGGTGACTTCAGGCCCCGGTTTTACCAATGCCGTGACAGGATTGGCAACAGCCTATATGGACTCCATCCCTATGGTCGTTATCTCCGGACAGGTACCGCTTTCACTGATCGGTACGGACGGTTTCCAGGAGATCGACGCTGTCGGTATCTCCAGACCGTGTACCAAGCACAATTTTCTGGTACGTTCACTCGATGAACTGCCCCGTATCCTTAAAGAGGCATTCTATATAGCCAGAAGCGGAAGACCGGGACCGGTCCTTGTGGATATTCCCAAGGATATCACGGTAGAGATCGGAGAGTTCTCTTACCCTGATTCTGTCAATATTCCATCCTATAAACCAACATACAAAGGGAACAGAAGACAGATCGAAAAGGCGGTAGATGCGATCAAAAAAGCGAAGAAACCGCTGCTCTATATCGGAGGGGGTGTGGTCCTCTCCAACGCCTATGAACTGGTGCGCGAATTGGCTGAAAAAACACAGATACCTGCGGTCGAAACACTGATGGCAAGAGGGGTTATGGGTGCAAAGAATCCGTTGCTGCTCGGTATGCTCGGTATGCACGGCAACTATGCTTCAAACATGGCAATGTCGGAAACTGACCTTGTCATTTCCCTTGGGGCAAGATTTGACGACAGGGTTACGGGAAAACTCTCAGAGTTTGCCAAATATGCCGATATTATCCATGTGGATATCGATGCGGCGAACATCGGCAAACTGGTAGACGTGGACTATCCGATCGTAGGTGATGTGACACGGGTACTTGAAGAGATGATCCCGCAGCTTGACGATGTCGATACGGACAGATACAACGCCTGGAGGGAGATCCTAAAGCGTTATGACGAACTGCATCCGCAGTCTTTCATCGATAGTGACGATGTCATCAAGCCCCAATGGGCCATCGAGCGTATCGGTGAGCTTGTGGGTGAAAATGCCATCATCACTTCGGATGTCGGGCAGCACCAGATGTGGGCGGCACAGCACTATCCGTTCGACAGACCGCGCCAGTGGATCAACTCCGGTGGTCTCGGGACCATGGGGTTCGGATTCCCGGCGGCAATCGGTGCCAAAAGGGCTTTTCCTGAAAAGACAGTTGTCAATGTGACCGGTGACGGGTCGATCCTGATGAACATGCAGGAGCTTGTGACAGCAGCCGAGTACAAAATACCGGTGATCAATATGATCCTGAACAACCACTTCTTGGGAATGGTAAGACAGTGGCAGACATTCTTCTATGAGAAGCGCTACTCCGAGACCGATCTGACATTCCAGCCGAACTGGAAAGCGCTGGCGGAAGCCTGCGGCGGCATTGGGTATGATGTTACGACCAAAGCGGAATTCGATGCGGCTGTCAAAGATGCTATTGAACAGGACAAGGTCTGCTTCATGAATGTTGCGGTCAACCGTTTCGAGAACGTACTTCCGATGGTACCGGCAGGCGGTGCACTCTTCAATATGATGCTGCCACAGAAAACTGAAGCACATGGGGAGGAGAAGTAA
- a CDS encoding PAS domain-containing protein → MGKTIKNIITGKTITKPDPIDEEIPFDGGVMITETDTAGIITYANRKFREMTGYSKEELIGSPHSINRHPDMPKAAFAGMWETIKGGNYWEGLVKNMNNEGKYYLVVVWIKPKFDEDGNIVGYIAGRKVPDRDAMNNALALYKKMKAEEEA, encoded by the coding sequence ATGGGTAAAACGATTAAAAATATAATAACTGGCAAAACGATTACAAAACCGGATCCAATTGATGAAGAGATTCCTTTTGACGGTGGTGTAATGATCACAGAAACAGATACGGCAGGTATCATTACCTATGCCAACCGTAAATTCCGGGAAATGACCGGTTATTCCAAAGAGGAACTCATCGGTTCACCGCACAGCATCAACAGACATCCTGACATGCCAAAAGCAGCTTTTGCAGGTATGTGGGAGACGATCAAAGGCGGGAATTACTGGGAAGGTCTTGTCAAGAATATGAATAATGAGGGGAAATATTATCTTGTTGTGGTCTGGATAAAACCCAAATTCGATGAAGACGGAAATATTGTAGGATATATTGCCGGACGTAAAGTCCCGGACAGAGATGCAATGAACAATGCGCTTGCGCTTTATAAAAAAATGAAAGCAGAAGAAGAAGCGTAG
- a CDS encoding ATP-binding protein has translation MSTILVSMDFTQAIEIAKGIYWIGMYLPDDPFQCHPYFIENGKDSILVDPGSMLEFDAVVRKINAISSMKHIRYIILHHQDPDLAASVPEMEKLIDRNDLQIITHSRMVPLVKHYLIQSDYYEIDRHAHQLQCGDLELHFITTPYCHSPGAFVTYEPRTKTLFSGDIFGGIEESWEFYAEDDYFEKARQFHAEYMPSRDIFNYALNKIEALDMELIAPQHGSIIKKPQIPGLIEQMKALECGLYIEKEYRHELLYTIEALKQKDMALEASLKALKEKEEFLFQKAKMADMGEMIGNIAHQWRQPLAINNTILSILKEKSKMEILDNAELLGKLEEMEHNIQYMSKTIDDFMRFYHPSKKKTVFSVSDVIAHALTIIQPVLDKAGIRLDLTECPDAYVKGYMNEYTQVVVSILTNAKDALIERKTKEARIDVTLAKHNGNITLTISDNAGGIEEEHMQRIFDPYFTTKHKSMGTGLGLYISKMIIEKNMGGTLRVENSDEGAAFSITMEHADA, from the coding sequence ATGTCAACTATACTTGTATCTATGGATTTCACACAAGCAATAGAGATAGCCAAAGGAATATACTGGATCGGTATGTACCTTCCCGATGACCCTTTTCAGTGCCATCCCTACTTCATCGAGAATGGAAAAGATTCGATACTGGTCGATCCGGGTTCTATGCTGGAATTCGATGCTGTCGTCAGAAAGATCAATGCCATCAGCAGCATGAAGCACATCAGGTACATCATTCTGCACCATCAGGATCCCGATCTGGCTGCATCCGTTCCGGAGATGGAAAAGCTCATAGACAGGAATGACCTGCAGATCATCACCCATTCGCGTATGGTCCCGCTTGTGAAACACTACCTGATACAGTCGGACTATTATGAAATAGACAGGCATGCACATCAACTGCAATGCGGTGACCTTGAACTTCATTTCATCACCACACCCTACTGCCACTCTCCAGGAGCATTCGTTACCTATGAGCCCAGAACAAAAACACTCTTTTCGGGAGATATTTTCGGCGGTATCGAAGAGTCATGGGAATTCTATGCAGAAGATGACTACTTTGAAAAAGCACGTCAGTTCCATGCAGAGTATATGCCCAGCAGAGATATCTTCAACTATGCACTCAACAAAATCGAGGCGCTCGATATGGAGCTGATAGCCCCCCAGCACGGTTCCATCATCAAAAAACCGCAGATCCCCGGTCTGATCGAACAGATGAAAGCACTCGAGTGCGGACTCTACATAGAGAAAGAGTACCGGCATGAACTGCTCTATACCATTGAGGCACTGAAGCAGAAAGATATGGCACTGGAGGCATCCCTCAAAGCACTGAAGGAGAAAGAGGAATTCCTCTTCCAAAAAGCCAAAATGGCGGACATGGGTGAGATGATAGGGAATATCGCACACCAGTGGCGTCAACCTCTGGCGATCAACAACACCATCCTCTCCATTCTCAAGGAGAAGTCGAAGATGGAGATACTTGACAATGCCGAGCTGCTCGGCAAACTCGAAGAGATGGAACACAATATACAGTACATGTCAAAGACCATCGACGATTTCATGCGCTTTTACCATCCGTCAAAAAAGAAAACGGTCTTCAGTGTCTCCGATGTCATTGCACATGCTTTGACCATCATACAGCCTGTGTTGGACAAAGCCGGCATCAGGCTTGACCTTACGGAGTGTCCGGATGCCTATGTCAAAGGGTACATGAATGAATATACACAGGTCGTCGTCTCGATACTGACAAATGCAAAAGATGCCCTGATAGAGAGAAAGACAAAAGAGGCCAGGATCGATGTAACCCTCGCCAAACACAACGGAAACATTACCCTTACTATCAGTGACAATGCCGGAGGGATCGAAGAAGAACATATGCAGCGGATCTTCGACCCCTATTTCACGACCAAACACAAATCGATGGGAACCGGACTGGGACTTTACATTTCAAAGATGATCATAGAGAAGAATATGGGCGGTACTCTGCGTGTTGAGAACAGTGATGAAGGTGCCGCTTTCAGTATTACTATGGAGCATGCAGATGCCTGA